The Tubulanus polymorphus chromosome 6, tnTubPoly1.2, whole genome shotgun sequence genome includes a region encoding these proteins:
- the LOC141907766 gene encoding uncharacterized protein LOC141907766, translating to MPAVYTTEQMPVSPLHVPTEDDIRKWSHMSDVKLPKIDAEIGLLIGNNIADAYTPFELRTGPAGSPHASRTRLGWVAWNVIRSGDEDDDIVTDTVDKISCAVSSLDQLVQEAIDFDFPERIAEDKKQWSVEDHKFMTMMESNVKIENGQYQLPMPWRDKNLRFPNNIRHAEKRLSNLKNKLLKNDKFRHDYNVFMDNILAKGYAEQVPNEDLRLENGRIWYIPHHGVYHPKKPEKVRVVFDCPALYGGVSLNSQLLQGPDLTNTLVGVLIRFRQERTAIMADIESMFYRVRVAPDDKDCLRFLWWPDGDLNKKAIPFRMLVHLFGAISSPSCSNWALRRTATDNVSKYEVEVTNTVLKNFYLDDCLKSRVQDGQNPEFVMRLISLCKEGGFRLTKFVSNDRFVIESLPEEELAKSCKELKSLDFGSPTERALGVHWNIENDTYGFRITSKHQPNTRRGILSTVSTVYDPLGIAAPYVLPVKILLQDLCREKLSWGEEIPEKYLKVWEKWQEGLPGLEELAISRCFKPHGSSKSCQLHHFADASNVGYGTVSYLRLEDENGQVHCCFIFAKSRVAPLKKMTVPRMELAAAALLIKMNKMMLEELEYSVSNVYFWSDSTAVLKYIANETARYHTFVANRVNLIRDGSSIQQWKFVDGHLNPADYASRGLSLDCIEQNSVVWLHGPEFLWKPISEWPCQHGVLRSLSDDDVELKKTSNAVLSVSDDDPIKHLFNYYSSWHRLKRAVAWFLRLKDCLLLRVSKRLSGENANAERLNTNKLSTDDLQKAELAIIKCVQEDYFRKELVILRSNDRKLIPRGSQLYQLDPVLEDDIIRVGGRLRKAYFLEYEQRHPVVLPRCSHVSKLILLSVHASVGHLGKNSMLARLRERYWILRANQLVKDITRKCVLCKKYRGQVCNQKMADLPQERLLPDNPPFTNTGTDYFGPFEVKRGRCIEKRYGVIFTCLVTRAVHLEVSPTLATSGCINAYRRFIARRGNVRLIRSDNGTNFVGTNRELQRNIDCWNKDQIHDFLLQNNVKWIFNPPGASHFGGVWERLIRSVRKILFSLMKEQGSNLNDDNLSTLFCEVESILNSRPISTLSNDPNDLQPLTPNHLLLLHKGSTFPPGLFDKSDLYTRRRWRQVQHIANVFWKRWTSEYLHLLQIRSKWNTAKRNVCVGDIVFIVDGSIRNSWTLSRISEVHRDRKGFVRSASVRTAKGTIFQRPIDKLCVLVENEIKL from the coding sequence ATGCCTGCTGTTTATACTACAGAGCAGATGCCAGTTTCACCACTGCATGTGCCAACAGAAGATGACATCCGTAAATGGTCGCACATGAGTGATGTTAAATTGCCTAAGATAGATGCAGAAATTGGTCTGTTGATTGGCAATAATATTGCGGATGCATACACACCGTTCGAGTTACGGACAGGCCCTGCTGGATCACCACATGCTTCCAGAACCAGACTAGGATGGGTCGCCTGGAATGTTATTAGATCTGGTGATGAAGACGATGATATAGTTACCGACACTGTTGACAAAATCAGCTGTGCTGTGAGTTCTCTTGATCAATTGGTTCAGGAAGCTATAGATTTTGACTTTCCTGAGCGAATTGctgaagataaaaaacaaTGGTCAGTTGAAGATCATAAATTTATGACGATGATGGAGTCCAATGTAAAAATAGAGAATGGACAGTACCAATTACCAATGCCATGGCGTGACAAGAATTTGAGGTTTCCCAATAATATTCGGCATGCTGAGAAACGACTgtcaaatctgaaaaataagcTGTTGAAAAATGACAAGTTTCGACATGACTATAATGTCTTTATGGACAATATATTGGCTAAAGGCTACGCGGAACAGGTTCCTAATGAAGATTTACGTTTGGAAAATGGTCGTATATGGTATATACCTCATCACGGGGTatatcaccccaaaaaacctgaaaaagtCCGTGTCGTTTTCGATTGTCCTGCACTTTATGGTGGAGTGTCTTTGAATTCTCAATTGTTACAAGGGCCAGATTTGACTAACACTTTGGTTGGTGTGTTGATACGTTTCAGACAAGAAAGAACCGCAATAATGGCAGATATAGAATCTATGTTTTATAGAGTAAGGGTTGCACCGGATGATAAAGACTGCTTGAGATTCTTATGGTGGCCGGATGGTGATTTGAACAAGAAAGCCATACCATTCCGTATGTTAGTTCACTTATTTGGGGCAATCTCATCCCCGAGTTGTTCTAACTGGGCTTTACGCCGGACAGCCACTGACAACGTTAGCAAGTATGAAGTAGAAGTTACCAATACAGTCTTGAAAAACTTCTATCTTGATGACTGTTTGAAGTCTCGTGTACAAGATGGTCAAAATCCAGAATTTGTGATGAGACTGATATCTCTGTGTAAAGAAGGGGGCTTTCGACTCACCAAGTTTGTAAGTAATGATCGTTTTGTAATTGAAAGTTTGCCAGAAGAAGAGCTTGCTAAATCTTGCAAGGAGTTGAAGAGTCTGGATTTTGGTTCGCCAACAGAAAGAGCATTGGGCGTCCACTGGAATATAGAGAACGACACTTATGGCTTCAGGATAACTTCTAAGCATCAACCAAATACACGCAGAGGGATTTTGTCAACGGTCAGCACAGTCTATGATCCTTTGGGTATTGCTGCCCCATATGTACTGCCGGTGAAAATTCTGCTACAGGACTTATGTAGAGAGAAGCTTTCATGGGGTGAAGAAATTCctgaaaaatatctgaaagTTTGGGAGAAATGGCAGGAAGGTTTACCTGGCCTTGAAGAGTTGGCTATATCACGATGCTTCAAACCTCATGGTTCTTCGAAATCTTGTCAGCTGCATCATTTTGCGGACGCAAGTAATGTTGGGTACGGCACTGTATCATATTTGCGccttgaagatgaaaatggtCAAGTACattgttgttttatatttgctaAAAGCAGAGTAGCTCCTTTGAAGAAAATGACAGTTCCTAGGATGGAATTAGCTGCAGCTGCATTACTGATTAAGATGAATAAGATGATGTTGGAAGAATTGGAGTACAGTGTttcaaatgtatatttttggagCGACAGCACTGCAGTACTGAAATATATTGCTAATGAGACTGCTCGTTATCACACTTTCGTAGCGAATAGAGTGAATTTAATTAGAGATGGTTCAAGTATTCAGCAGTGGAAGTTTGTAGATGGTCATCTGAACCCAGCAGATTATGCGTCTAGGGGTTTGTCACTGGATTGTATAGAACAAAACTCAGTAGTATGGTTACACGGCCCGGAGTTCCTTTGGAAGCCAATATCTGAGTGGCCATGTCAACACGGTGTTTTACGGTCCCTgagtgatgatgatgttgagtTGAAGAAGACTTCTAATGCTGTACTTTCGGTTTCTGATGATGATCCTATAAAACATCTATTTAACTACTACTCAAGCTGGCATAGACTCAAACGTGCCGTTGCATGGTTTTTAAGGTTGAAAGATTGTTTGCTGTTGAGAGTAAGTAAACGTCTTTCTGGTGAAAACGCTAATGCTGAACGATTGAATACCAATAAGCTGAGTACTGATGATCTTCAAAAAGCCGAGCTGGCAATTATTAAATGCGTACAGGAAGATTATTTCAGGAAAGAATTAGTGATTCTCCGTTCAAATGATAGAAAGTTGATTCCCAGAGGTAGTCAATTGTATCAACTAGATCCTGTTTTAGAAGACGATATAATCCGTGTTGGTGGTCGGCTGAGAAAAGCATATTTTCTTGAATATGAACAACGACATCCGGTTGTATTGCCTAGATGTTCTCATGTGTCGAAATTGATATTGTTGAGTGTTCATGCATCGGTCGGGCATCTTGGTAAAAACTCAATGTTAGCCCGATTGCGCGAGCGTTACTGGATTTTAAGGGCTAATCAACTGGTTAAGGATATAACGAGGAAATGTGTTTTATGTAAAAAGTACCGTGGTCAAGTTTGTAATCAGAAGATGGCAGATCTTCCTCAAGAGCGATTGTTGCCTGACAATCCGCCATTTACTAATACGGGAACAGATTACTTTGGCCCGTTTGAGGTAAAACGGGGTCGTTGTATTGAGAAGCGTTATGGTGTTATCTTCACCTGCCTGGTAACTAGGGCTGTTCATTTGGAGGTCTCGCCTACTCTGGCCACATCTGGTTGTATTAACGCTTATCGCAGATTTATCGCACGACGTGGAAATGTACGTCTAATTCGATCTGATAATGGAACCAATTTTGTTGGAACCAATCGAGAGCTACAGAGGAATATTGATTGTTGGAATAAGGACCAAATCCATGATTTCTTATTGCAGAACAATGTCAAGTGGATTTTTAATCCTCCAGGTGCGAGTCACTTTGGAGGTGTATGGGAACGCCTCATTCGTTCCGTCCGTAAAATCTTGTTTTCATTGATGAAAGAACAAGGTTCAaatctaaatgatgataatttatccACATTGTTCTGTGAGGTCGAGTCGATTTTGAATAGTCGACCTATATCTACGTTATCAAATGATCCAAATGATCTACAACCTTTAACCCCGAATCACCTATTACTGTTACACAAAGGATCTACTTTTCCCCCCGGACTATTTGACAAATCCGATTTATATACTCGACGTCGTTGGAGGCAAGTTCAGCATATTGCGAATGTTTTCTGGAAGCGGTGGACATCTGAGTATTTGCATCTCCTGCAGATTCGCAGTAAATGGAATACTGCGAAACGAAACGTATGTGTTGGAGATATTGTCTTCATCGTCGATGGATCCATCCGTAACTCGTGGACTCTATCGCGTATTTCAGAAGTCCATCGTGATCGAAAAGGTTTTGTTCGTTCGGCTTCAGTAAGAACGGCAAAGGGTACTATTTTTCAGCGTCCTATTGATAAGCTGTGCGTTCTcgtcgaaaatgaaattaaactttAG